The segment TCATTCTGCTTTATATTCTCGAAATTTGGTCTGAATAATTTGAAAAAAGGGTGTATTACGTATATTTTGCAGCTTAATTTTTTGCATTTTGAATATATGTACAGATAAAATTATTAATAAAATGATACAGACAGAAAAAGTAGATTGGAAACTTTATAATGTTCTGGAGTTATAGGAGATGTTCATCTATGTCTGTAATTGAAATAAATAATCTAACCAAATATTATGGAAAAGTTAGGGCCTTAAATGGTATAGATATGCAAGTAGAGCGAGGGGAAGTTTTTGGTTTTATTGGCCCTAATGGGGCAGGTAAATCCACCACACTACGTATTATGATGGGCATGCTCCAAAAAGATAGTGGACGCGTAAATATTCTAGGTAAAGACCCGTGGTATGATGCGGTAGAATTACACAGACATCTGTCCTATGTTCCAGGTGAAGTAAATCTATGGCCCACCCTCACAGGAGGGGAAGTAATTGATCTTTTAGGAAGACTCAGAGGAGGTTTCCAGGAAGAACACCGAGAAGAACTCATAGAAATGTTTAAACTTGATCCTACCAAGAAGTGTGGCGCTTATTCCACAGGCAACAAGCAGAAAGTTGCATTAATATCTTCATTGGTCTCTGATGTTGAATTGTACATTTTTGACGAACCTACCCTTGGATTGGATCCTTTAATGGAAGGTTTGTTTCGCCAGTATGTAAGAAAACTTAAAAAAGAGGGTAAAACTATTTTACTATCCAGCCACATATTGTCCGAGGTGGAAGCCCTCTGTGATAGAGTTAGCATTATCAGGGAAGGTCAGATCATCGAAACCGGCACTTTTGAAGAATTAAGGCATCTCACCCGCACATCTATCACAGTAGATACTCATAAGCCCATTATTGGCCTGGAAAATCTGGAAGGAATACATAATCTTACTCTAAAAGGTAATCATGCGCAGTTCAGTGTAAATGCTGAGAAAATTGATTCAGTGCTGAAATATCTGACACAATTCGGTGTGATTTCACTTTTAAGCGCTCCTCCCACTCTTGAAGAGCTCTTCATACGTTATTATGGTATGGAATACACTGAAACATATGAGGGGTGATTTTCATCATAAAAATAAAAATAGGAGATTTTTCAGGAAGTTTGGCTTTAATTAAATTACTTCTACGCTGGGACCGTATAATTTTACCTTTTCTAATTTTGTTCCTGGTTATAATTTTTGTTGGCATTGCTGCCAGCTTTGTTAGTCTTTATGATGATGTTGCGTTGCGAGAGCTTCTGGTTGTACAGCTTGCTAGTAATCCCGCTATCGTGGCACTTTTAGGATCTGTACAGAACTCTTCATTGGGAGGTCTGGTGGCCTGGCGAAGTTCCGTAATTGGTCCCATACTGGTGGCCATGGTAAGTATTTTTCTAATGATCCGCCATACTCGTAGTGAGGAAAAAAAAGGACGTCTTGAACTTTTAAATTCTACAGCAGTGGGCAGACAGGCGGCGCTAGCTTCAGCATTAATAACTACTTGTGGAGCTAATATTCTTATGGGGGTGTTAATTGTCCTATCTTTCATTGGCCTGGGACTTCCATGGGAAGGTTCACTGGCCATGGCCCTATCCATGACCGCTTTTGGCTGCCTATTTGCTGCTATTGCTGGCGTAGCCGTACAGTTAACTGAAAGTTCCAGCGATGCTCGGTACATCACGGTTGCTATTTTAATAGCTTTTTTCTTACTTCGCACACTGGGATGGGATGATGGGAGTGTTGTTTGGCTGTCATGGATTTCGCCCCTGGGATGGGTTCATCATATCCGTGCCTTTGCCGGTGAACAATGGTGGATTTTTGGATTATTTATTGTTTTAACATTGGTTTTGTTTGTTTTGGCATACTACCTATCTTCCCTTCGGGATCTGGGGGCTGGAATTTTACCACAAAGAACAGGTCCTGCCAGGGCATCATTTGCTCTGAGTAGTACTCTGGGGCTGACATGGAAACTTCAAAGAAGAATGCTTATCTTCTGGATATTAGGGTTCGTTATTATGGGTATTATGGGGGGGATCATGGCCCCAACAGTTTCCAATATATTTATTGACAATCCGCAGTTCATGAATCTCCTCTCTCAACTGGTTAAAGGTGCAAAACCAGTGGATATTTTTATAAGTCTGATGTTGGTACTATTTGGACAAGTATTTGCTATTTATGGAATTTTAGCGGTGTCAAAATTACGTACCGAGGAATCAACTAATCATTCGGAATTTTTGCTCACTAATGCTGTGAATAGGACTCTTTGGGTTTTTTATAATTTGTTTTTTGCATTTATTGGTCTGACAATACTATTATTTCTATTTGTTTTAAGCTTCAGTATTAGTTATAGTTTAATTTCAGGTGATATGGGTCAGGATCTGCCCCTATTATTAAGTGCAGCTCTGGTTTATTTACCCGCGATTTTGGTGATGGTAGGACTAACTGTGGCTTTATTTGGTTTGATACCTCGTTTAACTTCTTTAAGCTGGGTAGCACTGGGATTATTTTTCATAATTAACCTATTAGCTGATTTCTTTGATGTAAATCAATGGATACTGAATATTTCTCCATTTACACACGTACCTAATTTACTTGTAGGAGATACTGTAGGATGGCCTTTAATTTTGGTTTTGGTAGTTGGGTTGGTACTTATATTCATAGGCATAGTTGGATTCCGGCGACGTGATATCGTCTGAATAATTACTTGGATTATTTAAAAAGGTTAATATATTATTTTATAATGAATTTGAGGTTATAGTAAATAGCCTGCTATGATTAATTTACGTTCGCTGCATTATATTGTGGTAAACAAAATAAAAACCCAGATAAAACCTGCTATTAAATACTAACACTAAATAATCCCCAGATTCAATAACAAAATGAAAAACTAACATGAATTCATAAGTAAACCTATATGTGGA is part of the Methanobacterium sp. genome and harbors:
- a CDS encoding ABC transporter ATP-binding protein, encoding MSVIEINNLTKYYGKVRALNGIDMQVERGEVFGFIGPNGAGKSTTLRIMMGMLQKDSGRVNILGKDPWYDAVELHRHLSYVPGEVNLWPTLTGGEVIDLLGRLRGGFQEEHREELIEMFKLDPTKKCGAYSTGNKQKVALISSLVSDVELYIFDEPTLGLDPLMEGLFRQYVRKLKKEGKTILLSSHILSEVEALCDRVSIIREGQIIETGTFEELRHLTRTSITVDTHKPIIGLENLEGIHNLTLKGNHAQFSVNAEKIDSVLKYLTQFGVISLLSAPPTLEELFIRYYGMEYTETYEG